One genomic window of Thermococcus celericrescens includes the following:
- a CDS encoding alanyl-tRNA editing protein, whose translation MTEKLYYLDPYVRETTAKVVEVKDLGNGLVEVLLDRTIFYPEGGGQPSDRGLIEGDGFVVEVTRVKERREIWHEGTLTGRLPREGEEVRLRLDWEWRYENMKNHTGQHILSAVLKRLYNLDTTGFQIFENYNKIEVNGELDWGMVTAAEIEANGIISEGIPVTVDEFKYLPDDIAETLRKHVSKVTDRVRIVTIGDIDRTPCGGTHVENTSEIGLIKVLRFYKKSRNLWRIEFVCGNRALKHLNRLLEDYWRALDEMPNKNRPLVERVGELKVELERLEEEKDSLRRELWRWKARALLEEAREIGGIRVVSYVEDAPMKDAQAFVVYLVDKNPNTVALVVGENYAVFAKNKNVAGISMNELLREVLSEAGGGGGGSDVLARGGGFRAKPEEVLELALEKLRGKLSVLVSRDLRKVRKSRCG comes from the coding sequence ATGACAGAAAAGCTTTACTATTTGGATCCATATGTTAGGGAGACCACCGCTAAGGTCGTTGAGGTTAAGGATTTGGGCAACGGTCTCGTGGAGGTTCTTCTGGACAGAACGATTTTCTACCCCGAAGGCGGCGGTCAGCCCTCCGATCGGGGACTCATAGAGGGGGACGGCTTTGTTGTGGAGGTTACGAGGGTTAAAGAGCGGAGGGAAATCTGGCATGAGGGAACCCTCACGGGAAGGCTTCCCCGGGAGGGTGAGGAGGTACGGCTCAGACTGGACTGGGAGTGGAGATACGAGAACATGAAGAACCACACCGGCCAGCACATTCTCTCGGCTGTTCTCAAGAGGCTTTACAACCTCGACACGACCGGCTTTCAGATATTCGAGAACTACAACAAGATTGAGGTGAACGGTGAACTCGACTGGGGGATGGTAACTGCTGCTGAAATAGAAGCAAACGGGATAATCTCGGAGGGAATTCCGGTCACGGTTGATGAGTTCAAGTACCTGCCGGATGATATAGCGGAGACCCTGAGGAAGCACGTGAGCAAGGTGACGGACAGGGTTCGGATAGTCACTATTGGGGACATTGACAGAACCCCCTGCGGAGGAACGCACGTGGAAAACACCTCCGAGATTGGCCTCATAAAGGTGCTTCGTTTCTATAAGAAGTCCCGGAACCTCTGGCGCATCGAGTTCGTCTGCGGGAACAGGGCTCTAAAACACCTGAACAGGCTTCTTGAAGATTACTGGAGGGCCCTGGACGAGATGCCCAACAAGAACCGCCCGCTGGTCGAGCGCGTGGGGGAGCTTAAGGTCGAGCTGGAAAGGCTCGAGGAGGAGAAGGACAGCCTTAGGAGGGAGCTTTGGAGGTGGAAGGCCAGGGCGCTCCTGGAAGAAGCCAGGGAAATCGGCGGGATTAGGGTAGTCTCGTACGTTGAGGACGCCCCCATGAAGGACGCCCAGGCCTTCGTGGTGTACCTCGTGGACAAGAATCCGAACACCGTGGCCCTGGTGGTCGGGGAGAACTACGCGGTTTTTGCCAAAAACAAAAACGTTGCGGGAATCTCGATGAACGAACTGCTCAGGGAGGTTCTATCTGAGGCTGGTGGCGGCGGGGGCGGCAGCGATGTTCTAGCCAGGGGCGGAGGTTTCAGAGCCAAGCCGGAGGAGGTTCTGGAGCTGGCCCTTGAAAAATTGAGGGGGAAGCTTTCCGTTCTGGTTAGCCGTGATTTGCGTAAAGTTCGTAAATCTCGTTGCGGCTAA
- a CDS encoding methyl-accepting chemotaxis protein: MNVRSIEKASSALAQSVRIKTSSRESSKIINELAEEISGQFIDNNMVIIENIEKLSQVMKELERFQEEFLPFFQRFEVFAREFNTLVENLEYVSRISDSIAGVAKQTNLVALNASIEAARAGEAGRGFAVVADEIRKMAVQTMNLAKEIKDFNTRVMGQLETLRDALAVMDRIREGTEILGRDIETMVEISSVLDEISREQEEIVNDIRRLKGIALALRKFAEMQDKYNKELASLLRMMVSEYAKEQEELGES, translated from the coding sequence ATGAACGTCAGAAGCATCGAGAAGGCATCGAGCGCGCTGGCCCAGTCCGTCCGTATAAAGACGTCCAGCCGGGAGTCCAGCAAAATCATAAACGAGCTGGCGGAGGAAATAAGCGGTCAGTTTATAGACAACAACATGGTGATAATTGAGAACATCGAGAAGCTATCCCAAGTGATGAAGGAACTTGAAAGGTTTCAGGAGGAGTTTCTGCCTTTCTTCCAGCGCTTTGAGGTCTTTGCCAGAGAGTTCAATACCCTGGTTGAGAACCTTGAGTACGTTTCGAGGATAAGTGACTCGATAGCGGGTGTCGCCAAGCAAACGAACCTCGTTGCTCTCAATGCATCGATAGAAGCTGCCCGCGCTGGTGAAGCGGGTAGGGGCTTCGCCGTCGTCGCCGATGAAATTCGGAAGATGGCGGTTCAAACGATGAACCTTGCTAAGGAGATTAAAGACTTCAACACCCGCGTTATGGGCCAGCTCGAAACCCTCAGGGATGCCCTGGCCGTCATGGATAGAATCCGGGAGGGAACCGAAATACTCGGCAGGGACATCGAGACTATGGTGGAGATCAGCTCCGTTCTCGATGAGATTTCCAGGGAGCAGGAGGAAATAGTCAACGATATCAGACGGCTCAAAGGGATAGCCCTGGCCTTGAGGAAGTTTGCGGAGATGCAGGACAAGTACAACAAAGAACTTGCTTCCCTCCTTCGGATGATGGTTAGTGAGTATGCGAAGGAGCAGGAGGAATTGGGTGAATCGTGA
- a CDS encoding oxygen-binding di-iron domain-containing protein codes for MGEYFIEPGLDPRKDHVLYRDDEHLVVYLGTQEGGEDVDVNSYLIVSRGKGILIDPGGYKIFSKVLANASKYIDPRDIEYVYICHQDPDVAGSLPLWREVSNARIITHWLWTRFLPHFGFEDARAVTHELPDEGESMAFGATTLEFIPAHFLHSPGHFTIYDRRSKFLFSGDIGIAILDDPYIVVESMERHIQAMKPVHERLMPTSRAIKAWLDRVSYLDVEAILPQHGAIIPKKFIPRFYDFLRNLKCGVDLYR; via the coding sequence ATGGGAGAGTACTTTATAGAACCCGGGCTTGATCCAAGGAAGGACCACGTTCTCTACCGTGATGATGAGCACCTCGTCGTCTATCTTGGAACCCAGGAAGGCGGAGAAGACGTTGATGTCAACAGCTATCTCATAGTCAGCAGAGGGAAGGGGATCCTCATAGACCCTGGAGGGTACAAGATTTTTTCGAAGGTTCTTGCCAACGCTTCCAAGTACATAGACCCGAGGGACATCGAGTACGTTTACATCTGTCACCAAGACCCCGATGTTGCGGGAAGCCTTCCCCTCTGGAGGGAGGTCAGCAACGCGCGGATAATAACCCACTGGCTCTGGACGAGGTTCCTGCCCCACTTTGGCTTTGAGGATGCTAGGGCCGTTACACACGAACTGCCCGACGAGGGTGAGTCGATGGCCTTTGGTGCAACGACCCTCGAGTTCATTCCCGCTCACTTCCTCCACAGTCCGGGCCACTTTACCATATACGACAGGAGGAGCAAGTTCCTCTTTAGCGGGGACATAGGCATAGCAATTCTCGATGATCCATACATCGTTGTTGAGAGCATGGAGCGGCATATACAGGCGATGAAACCAGTCCACGAGAGGCTGATGCCGACGAGCAGGGCCATAAAAGCCTGGCTCGATCGCGTCAGCTACCTTGACGTCGAGGCAATACTGCCACAGCATGGGGCGATTATACCGAAGAAGTTCATACCACGCTTTTACGACTTCCTGAGAAACCTCAAATGCGGTGTTGACCTCTACCGCTGA